TGCTAAGCTAAAATACAACCTTCTTGGATTGACAGCACCCGAACTTAAAATGCCGGATTTAAACAACAATCCTTTTTCGCTTCACGCCGTAAAATCAGACTTTACCCTTTTGGTTTTCTGGGATTACAACTGTGGGCATTGTAAAAAAGAAATGCCGGAACTGATAAAACTCAACGACCATTTAAAGGAGAAAGGTCTTACAACCATTGGTATTTGTACAAGGGTAGAAATAGATGAAATCAAAAAGTTTGCCGAAGAATACCATTTGCCATGGCTGAATGTGTATGACCCCTATAACAGAACCAGATTTCGGGAAATGTATGACATTTACAGCACCCCTACCCTATACCTTTTAGACAAAGACAAAAAAATTATCGCAAAACGAATCTCCCCGCAACAAATTGAAGAACTCATCAACAACCTTTCCGGAGGCAAACAAAATGTCCCCATGAAACAGGATGACGATCAATAATTTCGCTTTAATGTTTGAGTTCACTAAAAAAGACAAATTCAAGATTTAGACGGCAAAGGATTTTCTATGAATGTAAAAGCCCATATAGTAATATTTGCCTCCCAATACGGTGCTCTCCGTCTCATATTTGAGCCAATACTGCTTAAAAGTTAGGGCTTAGTCAGAATCACCCCTATATCCCCTGCAGGGACTTTTTGCTTGGTCTCACCAACATTCTATGATCACTTTAATTTCTCTATCTGACAATAAAGGTAGAGTGAATAACCGGTGCTTCCATCTTTGCATTTACACTAAAAATCATTTCTTCGATGCATCCTTGTTGGTCATTCAGCCGCACCCATAATTTATCTGGCAGTATTATATGTACTGAATCGAGGTCTAAATTAAATGGGATAGTTTCTGGAAATCTGTTGATAATCTCTTGATTAATTGAATCTATGTATTTGGCCCGAAAGTTAAAATCTATGTCAAAATGTAAAATGGTTTCATGGTAAAAAAACAATGCGGGATAGGCATATAATAGTTTGTTGCTTTGTGGGGACATGGTGTAAGTATAGCCTGATAACAAATTTATACTATCAATTAACATACCGGATTGGAAGTTGATTTTGTATAAATCAGACAAATTATCAAAAATAAAAAGCAGATTTCTGCTATTATCCAATATGAATGGAATTCCTGTATCATAATCTCTTGTGCCAAACTTAAAAGTATCTCTCCATTCTTTTTGCCAGACTTCGTACATGATACTTCGGTTTTTTCTGTAAAACTCAATTGTGTCGTTTTCTTTGTTGCTACAAGAAAACAAGACTATAAAAATAAAAAGCCCTATAATATATGTGTATGTTTTTTTCATGGCAAACTATCTTCTAAAATCATTAATATTCCTATCCATAAAGTACTTTTGTGTCCATCCTTGTTTTTGTCGTCTTTCAAAAGTTTTATTCCAAAATGGCTTCAACTCCATAAACATGTTTACCCTGTTTTCATACAAATATCCGGAAGTATTTAACATAGCATCGTGGTGGACACGTTTAATCTCTCTAACGCCTCGCGTTGAGATAGATTGCATATTCAATTCTACATGCTGCGATTCATGCTCGAAGGTGCCGGCAATGTTGGCGAGTTGTGTGCCGAAGTCGTCAAAGCCATTGGCGTTGTATGTAGCAGGTATTGATATATTAAAAGACAAGTAGTTTTCTGAGGTTCCGTTTAGTGCAGCATCTATAATTCTTTCGCTAACTGCTCCTTCTTTTACTATAGTAGGCTCTTTCCCTTTCTCATTGTGGTAAACCTGTGTTTCTCCATTGGCAATTCTGTTTTTGGTTTTTTCTGCATCAAAAGAAATCGAAACATGTCCAAATTTGCCACCTTCCCCGTATAACGCATGAAATTTTTTGCCTTCTTTTGTAGATGACCATAAATTATAAGCTGCCTTAGCTACCTGATTGTCTTTAAAATTGGTTCGTATGGTATCTCCTAAAATGTCGCTATATAGTATGGGGTTGTTTGCCATAGCAGCATAACTGCTGATATTATAAGTGGGTTTCGGGTCTATCTGCCACCACCGCCCCATTTGAGGGTCGAGGGTGCGAAACAGGGCATGATTTACATGCAGCCCAAAATCTTCTACCAACTCAATACCGTTGTATTGAAAGTTATTCGCCCTACCCTAACTGCTGCTTCAAAGTTAGGAGATAGTTTTTGGATGGGCAAGCCTTGTTACCCCTAAATCCCCTGCAGGGGACTTTTTGCTTGTTTCGTAGGGGAAGCTGTGGGTTAAGGGGTCAACAATAAACGGTTTTGTACAGTCTGTTTTATTGATTCAAACACTGCTTTTGTATCTTCAATAACAGCTTCATTTGTAAAACGTATGACTTTAAATCCGAGTTGTTCCAGTTCTACAGTACGAGCAACATCGTATTGGTACTGTTCTTTAATTTGGTGGATAGAACCGTACAATTTCAACAACTAAACCTGCCTGATGGCAATAAAAATCGGTATGTAATACAAAAGGGGGTGTCGTCTTCTGAATTTGAACCCACAACATTGGTTTTTGTATAAGTACTGCCAAAGCATCGCTTCTGCAGGAGTAGGGTTTGTACGTAGTGTTTTTGCATATTGAAACAACCATGGTAGGGCATTTGCAAATTGGTTATCAGGTTTGTTTTCGGGTAACATAGGTTCAGTATATGATTTTAATTTTGGTGAAGTTGGTAAATAAAATAATGAATTGTATTGTTGCCTAAACATTATCTGTATTTACTAACACTTGATAGTATAAACATATTTAAGTCCCCTTCAGGGGATTTAGGGGTAGAAAAGGGTCGAGGGTGCGAAACAGGGCATGATTTACATGCAGCCCAAAATTTTCTACCAACTCAATGCCGTTGTACTGGTAGTTGTTCGCCTTTACCCCAACTGATGCTTCAAAGTTATGAAAAAGTTTTTGAATGGGCAAGCCTTGTTACCCCTAAATCCCCTGCAGGGGACTTTTTGCATGCTTCGTTGGGGGAAGGGCGGTAATGTTTGAGAAGATAAGCGGCATTGAGTTGGTAAAGAATTTTTCCTTTGATAAAGTTATGTAAATTTAAACCGAAATCACTGCCTACACACTGATTGTATTATAAAAATCACTTGACAATAAAGACGTATTTAAGTCCCCTTCAGGGGATTTAGGGGTAGAAACCTGCTGACGCTTCTTAATTTACAGGTTCGTTTTTTTAGAGTTTGCGGCCGGTGGCGGTGTGAGCCAGGTAATGGTTTTGCCGTCGGCAAAGGTAACTTTGCGGGGCAGGTTGAGGTGGTTGTAGCGAGTAGTGATGCCTTTGATATCAGTTGTATAGAATCAAAAAAATTAATTCTCAATGCCATTCGGCAAAACTAAAAGATTTCACATAGTAACCTCCTTTTTCTTCTTGAATTTCTATCTTAAAATGCCATCTAGTTTTTTTCTTATACACGCAATTGTAGTTGGATAGATAAACAACTAAGTGTATTGTTTTCTTTTTTGCTTTGTACTTTACAATGAATAAATCTCTTTCATTTCCTGTGTTAACGTCTATGGGTTGCTTATAAATTACAATAGCCTGTAATGGAATACCCCGTGGGAGCGAATCGACAGAAAATAAAAATTCTGTTTTTTTTATCTTTTTTGTCATATCAATTATTCTAATCGCTCCTCTATCCTCTGTATTCCTTAACGACAGTAATTCTACTATTGGTTCGATGTTAAGAATACGCTCTAATAGGTGCAGTTGTTTTTCGTTTTGTGAAAACAAACTAATACAATGAAATAAGTGCCAAGCTAAAACTATAAACGATTTGCTCATCTTTACTTTTTTATAGGTGGTATCAAAGTTGGATTTTTTTTAGATTCGTCGCTCCCGACTATTTTTCCTTTTTCAGGATTAAAGTAGTGGCCATCTTTCAGAAGATGATAGTTTTGAAGTCCCGAATTAACAAAATCTGATTTGTCTGGTCCTAAAGGATAGAATGGGTATAATGCTTTTGCTGCCTCATTTCCTTCATCATACTCTTTAATCATTCCTCCTTCAAGCGGACCATTGACTAATTTCCCCTCTTTGTTTAAAATAACATCTAAACCATCAAGAGGATCTCCATAATGAGTAAACTCATTTACAATTGTTGATGTGAGAGTTATCGCAATAGCAGATTTTAATTTGTCATCTATGCTTTCGTTTGAAATATATGAATTGAAAATACTAACTAACTTTTCATTAAAGAATATGGTATTGCTATCCCAATCATATTCACCAAGTTGTTTTTTATCATCGAACTCTTTAAAAGCTATAAGGGGTCCATCACCTGGTGTTGTAGCTTTTTTAATGGCAGATTCTGTAAGTCCACCTACGCTATATTTATATAAAACATCTTTTACGGTTTGATTGTTAAGAAAAAAATTGCCAATAGTATTATTGATGTACTTGTAAAATTCAGGATATTTTTCCTGAATCCAGTAAGGAACTATAAATTCTCCATCCGGATCCACAAAAATCATAGGATTATTAGCAACATAAGTATAAGGACATATATGCACATACTTCTCCGCCAAAGGATCAATCTGCCCCCACCTGCTGATTTGCGGGTCGTACCACCTTGCACCATAGTCCATCCAATGCAAACCGAAATCTTCGTTCAATTCTTTGCCGTTGTACTGATAATTATTCCCAACCCCGTCGAAGGTAGCAGATAGTTCTTCTATCGGCAGCCCGAAGGGATAATAATTCGTTTGTTGCAGGATTTCGGCCGTTCCGTCGTTGTCGGAGTCGGTGAAACAGATGCGGGTGTTGGCTTTCATTGCTATAAAATTCTATACTGTGTATTGTAAAACCACTAATAGTTTGGATTATCAATGAATTATTCATTGATAAATACAATGAAAGTGGTTCCTTCCTGTGCGACGACTACCTTGTTAAAAGAAATTACAAGCATTTCTATAATAACAAAGCTCCCCACTGCGGGATCTCTGTTACTTATTCAGGTAAATGAAAATGTCGCTTAACTATTAAAGGAATATCGTTTAAATGCGGCTTCTTCTTCAATTCTTCTAAAATGTCCGCTTCTGTATTAACTGAATTGATATTTTCAATCAAATTTTCAACCAAAACCCTTTTTAGATCTCTTGCTCTGTCTTCTTTGAATATATTGTTTTCAATATATAATAACTCTTTTATTTTTACATTCACATTTACATCTGTAGAAGCAACTCTTTTATAGATATGCATCTTATCTTCTAACGGAATTGATTTTAAAATGTAACCGTAATTTATGTAAAAATTGTTGCTAAATTGAGATTTTTGCAGGTTTATAATTTTAACAATTTCAGCACTATTTACAACCCAATAATATCCTTTTTTCTTAAACCCAATCTGAAGAAGTATTTCACTCAAAATACTTGCTAATTCTTTTTTTTCCATTGTAAGTATTTCAATAGTGTTCTAAAATTGTTTTCCAATCTCCTCCATATCTCTGCTCGAATATAGACTTGTATTTGTTCAGTTGTTGCGTACCTATTTTAATGCCTCTTGGATTAAACGGCTTCAACTCATAAATAGTCTTTGTGCCAAAATCTACAAAGCCCGGACTTGCCGGGCTTCTGTTTTATAAAACTTTTGACATCCATATTTTTAAATCTGTTTCAAACTTCACAAGGTCAAAATCTTCTAATTTGTACTTTGCGATAATTGGCGGTATCTCGGTAATCAGTTTCCCTACAATTATTTTCTCTCGTTCTTTTTGAGTTATTTCTATAAAATGGGGCAAGCCAAGCATTATATCCAAATATATTTTCCTTTCTTTTTTTGATAACCTAATTCTTTGCTTCAAGTTTAAAATTGGGTCTTGGCACATTAGCACCACTGTTAACCCTTCCAAAGATGTACCATAGTCTTGCTCTGAAAAATATTTTCTATAACCTACATTTGATAAGGCATCCAACACCTTATCAATTTGTGCTTCCCAATAAAAGTCCGCCAATATATTAAATCTGAAAGCCATTATTTTACAATTTTATTACCTGCTGGAAGAAATCCATTTTGACCCCTAAAATTCAAAATTTTCATTCGTTCAACTGTTAGTGCTTCTTTTAATGTTCATGTAAATTCAGTCTTGTAGTACACTCCAAACTCACCGATATTGTCTAAATAGCTTTGACTATATCGTGAAAGTGGATTTTTGGTAATTCCAAACTTCCATACATCTCCTTTATTTAACCAAGTTAACTCTTGTGGATTTGCAAATCCCCTTTTCATTACGGGGTAAAAACCATCTTCGGCAGCTCTTAATGCGTATTGCTCAACTTGTGTTACCCCCTTAGCGGCAACCTCCACAGTTTCATCCGCAAAGTTGCCACCCGTTTTGAAAAGTCTTGACCCGCCAAACAATTTCCCTATTGGGATAGGAATAGCGAATCCTTCAAAAAAGTAGTTTTGATTTATAGCTCCGCTTGACCCGGTAAAGGGTTGCCATGTATTTGAATTTGGGGTAATTTCCGTTGCGGTTACTACTTCCCCGCTTTCCGACCATCTGTAAGTCGAGGTATTTATGTTTAGCGTTTCCCTAGAACCATCCTCTCCCGTCTGCATTATCCGAGTTTGCGATTCTATGGAGAAAACTTTCTTGCCGTCCTCCCAACTCTTATTTATCTTGCCCGACATTTCGTGTTCCTTGCGATATGCTTTCGCTTCCTTGCGGGTTTCAAATAATCCTAAAGGGTCTGTATTGAGTATCGGATTATTGAAGGAGAACCTGTAAGGTGACCATTCGGGAGCAAGTTCTGCCATCGGGTCTGTCTGCCACCACCGCCCCGTTTGAGGGTCAAGGGTTCTAAACTGTGCGTGATTGACGTGAAGCCCGAAATCTTCTATTAGCTCAATGCCGTTGTACTGGTAGTTATTCCCAACCCCATCGAAGGTAGTGGATAATTCTTGAATGGGCAAGCCGAAGGGGTAGTAATTGGTTTGTTGCAGGATTTCGGGGTCTCCGTCGTTGTCGGAGTCGGTAAAGGTGATGCGGGTGTTGCCCAAGTGGTCGCGCAGGGAGTATTCGTGGCGGAGGTTCATGCCGGACAGCAGGTTGATGCGCCCTTCTTCGTGGTAGTAGGCTTCGGGGGAGTTGTGGTAATTCACTTTCATCACCTCTCAAAATTAGGCTTTATAATCAGTAGCTTACAAATGCTTTGAGTATTGTATTTTGTTTAGTTTTAAGCATAATGCACCGATAACCAAAGGAAAAATATAATTTTTTGCTTGGGTGTGGAAAATAAGATAAAAGATAATCCCCTTCAATTTAATCAAACGATGCTATACGCTTGTTCATTATTTTTTTCTTTTTACACTCAAAATAATTTGGTTGAATTTTTCCAAATCTCTTGATGTTACATTGGAATAGCCGTAGGAAAATCCTTCTAATTTGACATGTTTCCAATACAAATTATTTTTATCAACTCCTTCTAAGCCTATTGAGTCAGAAAGAAGTAGTTTGGCATAAAAACCCTGAATTGATTTTATGTTTTCAGAATTTATATTTGGTAGTTCTTTCGTTTTAGTTATATAGAAAACTGAAGAGTCTGCAAACCAATATTGCCTTTCATCTTCATGTCCACCAGACCAGCCATAAAATTGAAAGCCATTTGGAATACAATAATTATATCTGTTAGGCTCGCTGTCGTAATCAACAATGTACTTATAAGTCTTATGTGTACAAGCAAATAAGCAGCAGAGCAAGTAAAAAAACAATAAATACTTCATTAATAAGTTGATGGTTTAATCGGTTGATTGTTTTTATCTATCATGCTTGGCCCACCTGAGCCAATGCTCTTGCCAGAAGGGTCTTGAATATCAATGTAATGTGTTCGTAGCGGTATTTTTAAATCTTGTCTTAGTATATTCTCCCTATAAACGGCTTGCCACTCACTCATCTTAACTCCTTCATGAAATTGGTCGTTTAACATGCCGCGATTTGCATCTAATCCATGAAACATTTCATGGGCTAAATCAACAAATGGTCTTGTTGATTGATTTCCACCTTCCTCCCAAATAGATGAACCAACGGGATTCCATTGAATGATTCCGCCAGATCCTCCTTTGAAATCAATACCTAAATCTACTTGCGCATTGTAACTTGACATTAATGTAGGATCTGTTTGCCATTGTTTTGCATGAGATTTCCTTACATTATCACTTTTAAATTCTGATTTACCAGATTTCCTAATCATAAAAACATTATTTGAGGATTGCAGCTCATTTATCATTTCTGAACCTTCTTGTGATTTATTAATTGCATCCAATGCCCTCACAGTTTCCCTAAGAAATCCTTTATATGAACCGTCTTTTCTAACACCTCTGCCTGAATAAGGATTCCCGTCTTGTCCATATAGCTTACCATTTTCATACTTTATTTTTTCATTGCCATGTGTAATCCAAATTTCCCTTCCATCCGGGTCAATCAACTTCACCGGATTTCCCAAAACATAGTTATACCCGCTCCAAGCATAATATTTCTCCGCCAAAGGATCCACCTGCCCCCACCTGTTGATTTGCGGGTTATACCACCTTGCCCCGTAGTCCATCCAATGCAGACCGAAATCGTCGTTCAGTTCTTTGCCGTTGTACTGGTAGTTGTTCCCAACCCCATCATAAGTTTCCGGATAGTTCTTCTATGGGAAGCATTTCACCCCTAAATTCACTGTAGGTCTTCTTTTCGTGCTTTGTTGGGCGAGTGTTTATTGAGGAGGGAGTACTATGCTCGAACATACTAACTTATTTCACCAATAGCTTAACAGTGTATACACTACTTGAATGTTACCAGTTCCTATATATATAAATCGGTGTGATTACAATCAACAATATAATACATGCTATTGATAGTGCATACATTGTGAATATTGTTTTCATAATAATCGCTTCATTTCGGTTTTGAGCTTCCAACTTCCAAAAATTATATGTGGTCAATAGAATTCTATAAGCAATAATGGAAAGAAAAGCATTTTTTAGAATATAAACAACTATGCTTCCTTCTGCTGGAACATCCCCCTCACTAAGTCGCTTGTCAAGAATGGCTCCAATACTTTGTGTAATAAACAACAAAATAATTATTATTATCAGTATCATTTCAATCATAAAAAATTATTTAATTGGATTTACAGTGAATTTTATTCCAATAATTGTATTGAAACCGATTCTTCTTTCTTCTATTTTTGTACTTAAGCCATGTGTATTCCTACTCGGTCCCATAATACCATGTGCCTGTCCTATCATTGACCCTAAATTAGCTCCAACTTCATAGCTTAACGTTTCTCCCATTCGATTTAGTGGACCACTAAAATTAAGTTCGAATCCACCACCCAATCCATTTTTTTTGCCTTCTGCAAATACATTCATTTGTATATTAGAAGCACTTATGCCATTCGCTCCATTTGCTAAACTCAAATTTAATAATTCTACATTCCCTCCGACCTGAACATCCGTTTTACCCAACGAAAACCCTAACTGAGGCCCAATGCTGAATTCCAAACCAACATCATAGCCCATATACTCACTTAACTTTTCTCCAAATCTGACGCTTCTGCTTCCCCCGATTTCCACACCCGGCAGTTCATTGGAAGTAGTACCGTCATTATTGCCCCGCACATAGTTACCAAGCGCATCAACACCTTCAATTGTGTTGCCTTCGTTCCACCATCTGGTATTATTTTCATCTACATGGGCTGTTACATCTTCATCTCGCCATTGCGCCTCTCCTGTTATTTCGTTCACATACCCAAGGCTTTCTACCATCGGGGTCTGTATGTTTCAGGGGGTTGTTATATGTGTAATTATACCCGTTCCAAGCATAAAACTTCTCCGCCAAAGGATCCACCTGCCCCCACCTGTTGATTTGCGGGTTATACCACCTTGCCCCGTAGTCCATCCAGTGCAGACCGAAATCGTCGTTCAGTTCTTTGCCGTTGTACTGATAATTATTCCCAACCCCATCATAAGTTTCGGATAGTTCTTCTATGGGCAGGCCGAAGGGGTAGTAATTGGTTTGTTGCAGGATTTCGGCCGTTCCGTCGTCGTCGGAGTCGGTGAAACAGATGCGGGTGTTGCCTAAGTGGTCGCGCAGGGAGTATTCGTGGCGTTCGTTCATGCCCGGTAGCAAGTTGATGCGTCCTTCTTCGTGATAGTAAGATTCTGCTATATTGTTGTCGTATTCTACTGCCCCTATATAGTCGCGTTTGTCGCAGTTGGTCGGAGGTTCTTCCGGTGGTGGCATACTTTCGGCAGGGTTGGTGAACGTGGGCGGTATCAGGCGTTTGATGTATTGTTTTGTCAGACAACTCTTGAATACCATGTGTTTAGAGTTCTTGAATCTCAATAAACTCTGAATATCTGAACGAGAAGATAGTAATGATGTACTCATAAAATTTAACCATGCTGCTACTGATTTACTGTTATATAGTTTTTTAACGGCAATTTATATTTTCTCTAAGCCACTCATTTACATATTGACTATTATTGTAAACATACTCTTGAAGTACTCTGTAATCTATATTGCCTACATAACCATAGACAGAACCTTGAAACATAAGCGTTAATTTGTTTTTAACAAAAGCAGCATGCGTATAAATATCTGGAAATTCTGGGCTAACACAATAACCTTCATGATAATACTCGAAATTCACGAACATGGTATCATTTTGAATTATTGTATCTTGTATGACAATATCTAAAAGTAATAGTGAAGGAACTTCCATATTTTCTTTGTATTCATATCCATTTAAAGTATAACAACCCTTGTTATATACAGATCGGATAGGATACATTCCGTTTTTTGTCCGTTTTTGTATTTTTTCACAATAAATGAGCATTCTATATACTTCCAATTTCAATTGACATTCAATATCTTTAGACACCAAATTTGTGCTTTTCTGGCAACTTAAAAACAACATAATGCTTAACAACGCTAATATAATTTTCATTACCTATTAAATTTATTGAGTGGAACAGAGAATGATTTTGCCTCACTATTTCCATAAAAATATATTTCCAAGCCACCTTCTTCGTTACGTCCAGTTACTATTCTATAATAATTTCTAGGTAGAGACTTTTCAATGTCTTTTATAGAAGGTCCAAATTCTACAGGCCCAACCATATAACGATCAAGATGCTTATAATAAAAGCGTTGTTCTTTATCGTTATATCCATGGTGATGAATATCAGAAACAACAATCCCAAATAAAACTTCAGAGTTTTTAGGGGGTTCAGATGCACCGGGTGAACCAATATTGTCATTATAGCTGCTCCCGACATAAACGTTCTTTCCATCAATTGTATATAAATTGTTTTTGCTTTCAACTTTGGCGGGCTGACCGATTTTACCATTACTGTCAGCTTCAAAGAAGTTGCCTGTTTGGTCACGCCTTGCATCAGACCGCAAAGCGAAACTTTTTATGCCTTCCACCATATAACTTATACCCATGTTTCTCATATCGCCTGCCCCTTCCTTACTGTAAGAAGCATCCCTTTGCCCGCCGGTCAGTGAAAGAAACCGGTCAATATAATCGCTGCCAACCGTCGTAACAGCGTCTGGTAAATCATCATAAGAATAATGAATAAGTTTGCCTTCTTGATCATAATAAGCGGTGTTACGTCCGTCCGGGTCAACGAAAAT
This is a stretch of genomic DNA from Sphingobacteriales bacterium. It encodes these proteins:
- a CDS encoding RHS repeat-associated core domain-containing protein, translating into MVFKSCLTKQYIKRLIPPTFTNPAESMPPPEEPPTNCDKRDYIGAVEYDNNIAESYYHEEGRINLLPGMNERHEYSLRDHLGNTRICFTDSDDDGTAEILQQTNYYPFGLPIEELSETYDGVGNNYQYNGKELNDDFGLHWMDYGARWYNPQINRWGQVDPLAEKFYAWNGYNYTYNNPLKHTDPDGRKPWVCERNNRRGAMAR
- a CDS encoding DUF559 domain-containing protein, producing MLKLYGSIHQIKEQYQYDVARTVELEQLGFKVIRFTNEAVIEDTKAVFESIKQTVQNRLLLTP
- a CDS encoding RHS repeat-associated core domain-containing protein; translated protein: MRGDESELPQLPRAYYHEEGRINLLSGMNLRHEYSLRDHLGNTRITFTDSDNDGDPEILQQTNYYPFGLPIQELSTTFDGVGNNYQYNGKELNEDFGLHWMDYGARWYDPQINRWGQIDPLAEKYYDWNGYNYVLGNPVIFVDPDGRNTAYYDQEGKLIHYSYDDLPDAVTTVGSDYIDRFLSLTGGQRDASYSKEGAGDMRNMGISYMVEGIKSFALRSDARRDQTGNFFEADSNGKIGQPAKVESKNNLYTIDGKNVYVGSSYNDNIGSPGASEPPKNSEVLFGIVVSDIHHHGYNDKEQRFYYKHLDRYMVGPVEFGPSIKDIEKSLPRNYYRIVTGRNEEGGLEIYFYGNSEAKSFSVPLNKFNR
- a CDS encoding DUF4304 domain-containing protein; translation: MEKKELASILSEILLQIGFKKKGYYWVVNSAEIVKIINLQKSQFSNNFYINYGYILKSIPLEDKMHIYKRVASTDVNVNVKIKELLYIENNIFKEDRARDLKRVLVENLIENINSVNTEADILEELKKKPHLNDIPLIVKRHFHLPE
- a CDS encoding DUF559 domain-containing protein, which codes for MLPENKPDNQFANALPWLFQYAKTLRTNPTPAEAMLWQYLYKNQCCGFKFRRRHPLLYYIPIFIAIRQV
- a CDS encoding RHS repeat-associated core domain-containing protein, with amino-acid sequence MKVNYHNSPEAYYHEEGRINLLSGMNLRHEYSLRDHLGNTRITFTDSDNDGDPEILQQTNYYPFGLPIQELSTTFDGVGNNYQYNGIELIEDFGLHVNHAQFRTLDPQTGRWWQTDPMAELAPEWSPYRFSFNNPILNTDPLGLFETRKEAKAYRKEHEMSGKINKSWEDGKKVFSIESQTRIMQTGEDGSRETLNINTSTYRWSESGEVVTATEITPNSNTWQPFTGSSGAINQNYFFEGFAIPIPIGKLFGGSRLFKTGGNFADETVEVAAKGVTQVEQYALRAAEDGFYPVMKRGFANPQELTWLNKGDVWKFGITKNPLSRYSQSYLDNIGEFGVYYKTEFT